The following coding sequences are from one Augochlora pura isolate Apur16 chromosome 6, APUR_v2.2.1, whole genome shotgun sequence window:
- the Uggt gene encoding UDP-glucose-glycoprotein glucosyltransferase isoform X2: MWSNIIFCLLLLCTTHLKADKKVNKYVTTLIDAKWRETPLILEAAEYLHDESPNYFWKFIDTFADNDFRNATERDNYNAIIEFAEEFLSLSEVALLKLGLSLRIYSARVEMFTQMAQNKNISKFDCYNVVDIGGRFTCSIEELEELVNQETWLNPDTYSVDHSYRVSQQPGKVIILYGQVGTPNFATFHEKLKHLAETKGFNYILRHYLKDRADKNVRLSGYGVELQMKSTEYKATDDSDIKDNAGKDSETSDDGTEEVDGINFITLKNLYPDKQAELDKMQTHLLETSHEIGALKVWQFQELSHQAAERIMNSPMSEAIHVLTDISQNFPMQAKSLIRTKVNNEMKKEMKLNQAIFSLNLNIQPTDTALFVNGLFFDLDAVDVLSLLESLRSELRVMESLRKIGFSNTKMSKLLSLDLSTNMDKQEFAMDIRDSAIIWVNDIEQDSTYARWPAWLTELLRPTFPGMLRNIRRNLYNLVLIIDPLSPESTSLVSLAESLLLHATPLRVGFVFVTNSDTSAIGLTDPSVAVNSAYHYFAEVIGSIQALQFLIDLGNHISTKGATLDGVKKAIKARDASANINYILSEESEYDVGRHLASDFVKRSGFKKFPQALINGVPLSSDQLNPDSFKEAVLSTIMSQTPALQKAVFRGELTERDDVVDYIMNQPNVMPRLNERILKSEKHTWLNLIGTTPSDENYMKWSPEDYSTWLMSRLHYLYMPRRTSVHHLYSFWVVTDLRSPAGRLLLRETLDYLESNVHIRITVIVNPTTDKNNNYQNIKPDINEIVLAALNSLPVEEAKPFIRRVIQENFAGDIAKGDFQIEEEAVREQLKKQVNELSIHRQYVKAVLNMEEGARAIVCNGRLVGPFDDNEGFTSEDFSLLERFSHSSYGEKLFKKLIKEQLLDDDEYEKNKVTDDMIMKITSLLVSHPQTRSRFDVLFHGDDHSSIKIPAANPDEVAFSLVAIVDPVSRGAQKLGPILKTLQQSLNCNIKVFLNCLDKNSDMPLKSFYRFVFEPHLQFSADGHINGAMAKFTKLPTSSLLTQNIHAPENWLVEVVRSVYDLDNIKLDNVAIGVHSELELEHLLLEGHCFEAVMGNPPRGLQFTLGTEKQPLMVDTIVMANLGYFQLKANPGEWLLRLRQGRSAEIYDFTTVGGQDVIQKGNDVKVVISSLRSHVLKVKVSKKPDKIGMDLLSEDEKNSGFWNSISRPFTANEESDDEDEKLNIFSLASGHLYERFLKIMMLSVIKHTKTPVKFWFLKNYLSPTLKDFLPHMAKEYGFEYELVQYKWPRWLIQQTEKQRTIWGYKILFLDVLFPLNVKKIIFVDADQVVRADLKELATMDLGGAPYAYTPFCDSRTEMDGFRFWKQGYWRSHLQGRAYHISALYVVHLKRFRRIAAGDRLRGQYQALSQDPNSLANLDQDLPNNMIHQVAIKTLPQEWLWCETWCDDTSKKYAKTIDLCNNPMTKEAKLQAAIRILPEWVGYDEEIKTLQQKVENQNRQIEKEEHEILEEEVMEDAKHEEL; encoded by the exons ATGTggtcaaatataatattttgtctgCTACTTTTATGTACAACTCATCTTAAAGCAGATAAAAAAGTCAATAAATATGTGACTACTTTAATAGATGCAAAATGGAGAGAAACACCTTTGATACTCGAAGCAGCTGAGTATCTACACGATGAAAGtccaaattatttttggaaatttatagACACCTTTGCTGACAATGATTTTAGGAACG CTACAGAGAGAGATAATTATAATGCTATTATTGAATTTGCTGAAGAGTTTCTATCATTGTCGGAGGTAGCTTTACTTAAATTAGGGCTATCATTGCGTATTTATTCTGCACGAGTGGAAATGTTTACCCAAATGGCccaaaataagaatatttccAAGTTTGATTGCTATAATGTAGTGGATATTGGTGGAAGATTCACGTGTTCAATAGAAGAATTGGAAGAACTAGTTAACcag GAGACATGGTTGAATCCTGATACTTACAGTGTAGATCATAGCTATCGTGTGTCTCAACAACCTggaaaagttattatattgtatggACAAGTTGGGACTCCAAATTTTGCAACCTTTcacgaaaaattgaaacaccTTGCAGAAACGAAAGGGTTCAATTACATTTTGAGGCATTATTTAAAG GATAGAGCAGATAAGAATGTTCGCTTATCAGGATATGGTGTGGAATTGCAAATGAAGTCTACAGAATATAAAGCCACGGATGATTCGGATATTAAAGATAACGCTGGCAAAGATTCCGAAACGTCCGACGATGGCACAGAAGAAGTAGATGGAATTAACTTTATAACTTTAAA gaatttataTCCTGATAAGCAAGCAGAGTTAGATAAAATGCAAACTCATTTGCTGGAAACTAGTCACGAAATTGGTGCTTTGAAAGTATGGCAATTTCAAGAACTAAGTCATCAAGCAGCTGAAAGAATAATGAACTCTCCAATGAGTGAGGCTATTCACGTTTTAACTGATATTTCCCAAAACTTTCCCATGCAA GCGAAGTCTTTAATCAGGACAAAAGTAaacaatgaaatgaaaaaggaaatgaaactgaatcaagcaattttttctttaaatttgaaCATTCAACCCACTGATACCGCGCTCTTTGTGAATGGATTGTTTTTTGACTTGGACGCAGTAGATGTGCTCAGTCTTCTGGAGTCGCTGAGAAGCGAGCTCAGAGTAATGGAATCTCTTCGTAAAATCG GATTCAGCAATACGAAGATGAGCAAATTATTGTCACTAGATTTATCTACAAATATGGATAAGCAAGAATTTGCAATGGATATAAGAGATTCGGCTATAATTTGGGTAAATGATATCGAACAGGATTCAACATATGCAAGATGGCCGGCATGGTTAACAGAATTACTGAGGCCAACATTTCCAGGAATGTTACGGAATATTCGAAGAAACTTGTACAATTTG GTTCTAATAATCGATCCATTAAGCCCGGAATCCACCTCTCTGGTATCTCTCGCAGAGTCTTTACTTTTGCATGCCACCCCACTACGAGTGGGCTTTGTATTTGTAACGAATTCTGATACTTCAGCAATCGGATTAACAGATCCTAGTGTTGCAGTGAACAGTGCTTATCATTACTTTGCCGAGGTTATAGGGTCGATACAAGCTCTACAATTTTTGATAGAT TTGGGAAATCACATCAGTACAAAGGGAGCAACCTTAGACGGCGTAAAGAAAGCTATAAAAGCACGAGATGCTTCTGccaatattaactatattctCAGCGAGGAATCAGAATATGATGTTGGGCGTCATTTAGCTAGCGATTTCGTGAAACGATCaggctttaaaaaatttccgcAAGCTTTAATTAATGGTGTACCATTATCCTCGGATCAATTGAACCCCGATTCGTTCAAAGAAGCTGTTCTTTCTACTATCATGTCGCAAACCCCGGCGCTACAGAAAGCAGTATTTCGAGGCGAATTGACTGAAAGAGACGATGTCGTTGATTACATTATGAATCAACCGAACGTTATGCCACG CTTAAACGaacgaattttaaaatcaGAGAAACATACATGGTTAAACTTGATCGGAACAACACCCAGCGATGAAAATTACATGAAGTGGAGTCCCGAGGACTACTCAACATGGTTGATGAGCAGACTACATTATCTTTACATGCCACGTCGCACAAGTGTACACCATTTGTATAGCTTTTGGGTCGTAACAGATTTAAGAAGTCCAGCAGGCAGATTATTGTTACGCGAGACTCTCGATTACCTA GAATCGAATGTTCATATCAGAATCACCGTAATCGTTAACCCTACaactgataaaaataacaactaTCAGAACATCAAGCccgatattaatgaaattgtattggCTGCATTGAATAGCTTACCTGTAGAAGAAGCTAAGCCTTTTATTCGTCGTGTAATTCAGGAAAACTTTGCAGGCGATATTGCCAAGGGGGATTTCCAAATAGAG GAAGAAGCTGTGAGAGAACAATTGAAGAAGCAAGTAAATGAACTTTCTATACATCGACAATACGTTAAAGCTGTATTAAACATGGAAGAGGGTGCTCGAGCAATTGTGTGTAATGGAAGACTGGTTGGACCGTTTGATGATAACGAGGGATTTACAAGCGAAGATTTCTCCTTGTTAGAAAGATTCAGCCACAGTAGTTATGGcgaaaagttatttaaaaagttaataaaagaaCAGTTGCTCGATGACGACGAATATG AAAAGAATAAAGTCACGGATGACATGATTATGAAAATCACATCATTGTTGGTATCGCATCCTCAGACACGAAGTCGATTCGATGTACTCTTTCATGGTGACGATCACAG CTCTATAAAGATCCCAGCAGCAAATCCAGATGAAGTGGCATTCTCTCTGGTCGCAATCGTAGATCCTGTGTCACGCGGTGCTCAAAAGCTGGGCCCCATCTTAAAAACTCTACAACAGTCTCTTAACTGCAACATCAAAGTATTTCTGAACTGTTTAGACAAAAACAGCGATATGCCATTGAAAAG TTTCTATCGCTTCGTGTTCGAGCcacatttacaattttctgctGATGGTCATATCAATGGAGCAATGGCAAAGTTTACGAAATTGCCCACCTCCTCGTTATTGACGCAGAATATCCATGCACCCGAAAACTGGTTAGTGGAAGTAGTCAGAAGCGTTTACGATTTGGATAATATTAAGTTGGATAATGTTGCGATCGGAGTACACAG TGAGCTGGAATTGGAACATTTATTGCTAGAAGGGCATTGTTTCGAAGCGGTAATGGGAAATCCACCACGAGGATTGCAATTCACTCTGGGAACGGAAAAGCAACCATTAATGGTAGACACCATAGTCATGGCGAACTTGGGGTACTTCCAACTGAAGGCTAATCCAGGAGAATGGTTACTGCGGCTTCGGCAAGGTCGATCGGCGGAAATATATGATTTCACTACCGTCGGTGGTCAAGATGTTATACAAAAGGGTAACGATGTCAAAGTTGTCATAAGTTCGTTAAGAAGTCATGTGTTGAAAGTTAAAGTATCCAAGAAACCGGATAAAATTGGAATGGATCTATTGTCAGAGGATGAAAAGAATTCTGGATTTTGGAATTCCATTTCTAG GCCGTTCACTGCGAATGAAGAGAGCGACGATGAAGACGAGAAGTTAAACATCTTTTCCCTGGCATCGGGTCACTTGTATGAAAGGTTCTTAAAAATCATGATGTTAAGCGTTATAAAACACACAAAAACTCCTGTGAAATTCtggtttttaaaaaattatctttctcCAACGCTAAag GATTTCTTGCCTCATATGGCCAAAGAATATGGCTTTGAGTACGAGCTGGTACAGTATAAGTGGCCTCGTTGGCTTATTCAACAAACTGAGAAGCAAAGGACGATATGGGGTTACAAAATACTATTTCTAGACGTGCTGTTTCCATTAAACGTGAAAAAGATTATATTCGTAGACGCCGATCAG GTGGTAAGAGCAGACTTGAAAGAATTGGCGACTATGGATCTCGGAGGAGCACCGTACGCGTACACTCCTTTCTGTGACAGTAGGACAGAAATGGACGGATTTAGATTCTGGAAGCAAGGGTATTGGCGAAGCCATTTACAAGGTCGTGCTTATCACATTAGCGCATTGTACGTGGTGCATTTAAAACGATTTCGACGCATTGCTGCTGGTGATAGACTGAGGGGACAGTATCAAGCCCTCAGTCAAGATCCTAACAGTTTGGCCAATTTAGATCAA GATCTCCCGAATAATATGATTCATCAAGTGGCCATAAAAACACTACCCCAAGAGTGGTTGTGGTGCGAGACGTGGTGTGATGATACGTCCAAGAAATATGCGAAGACTATAGATTTG TGTAATAATCCAATGACGAAGGAAGCCAAGCTGCAAGCCGCCATACGCATTCTACCAGAATGGGTAGGATACGACGAAGAGATAAAGACATTGCAACAAAAAGTGGAAAACCAAAATAGACAAATTGAGAAAGAGGAGCATG AAATTTTGGAAGAAGAAGTTATGGAAGACGCGAAACACGAAGAGCTGTGA
- the Uggt gene encoding UDP-glucose-glycoprotein glucosyltransferase isoform X1 — protein MWSNIIFCLLLLCTTHLKADKKVNKYVTTLIDAKWRETPLILEAAEYLHDESPNYFWKFIDTFADNDFRNATERDNYNAIIEFAEEFLSLSEVALLKLGLSLRIYSARVEMFTQMAQNKNISKFDCYNVVDIGGRFTCSIEELEELVNQETWLNPDTYSVDHSYRVSQQPGKVIILYGQVGTPNFATFHEKLKHLAETKGFNYILRHYLKDRADKNVRLSGYGVELQMKSTEYKATDDSDIKDNAGKDSETSDDGTEEVDGINFITLKNLYPDKQAELDKMQTHLLETSHEIGALKVWQFQELSHQAAERIMNSPMSEAIHVLTDISQNFPMQAKSLIRTKVNNEMKKEMKLNQAIFSLNLNIQPTDTALFVNGLFFDLDAVDVLSLLESLRSELRVMESLRKIGFSNTKMSKLLSLDLSTNMDKQEFAMDIRDSAIIWVNDIEQDSTYARWPAWLTELLRPTFPGMLRNIRRNLYNLVLIIDPLSPESTSLVSLAESLLLHATPLRVGFVFVTNSDTSAIGLTDPSVAVNSAYHYFAEVIGSIQALQFLIDLGNHISTKGATLDGVKKAIKARDASANINYILSEESEYDVGRHLASDFVKRSGFKKFPQALINGVPLSSDQLNPDSFKEAVLSTIMSQTPALQKAVFRGELTERDDVVDYIMNQPNVMPRLNERILKSEKHTWLNLIGTTPSDENYMKWSPEDYSTWLMSRLHYLYMPRRTSVHHLYSFWVVTDLRSPAGRLLLRETLDYLESNVHIRITVIVNPTTDKNNNYQNIKPDINEIVLAALNSLPVEEAKPFIRRVIQENFAGDIAKGDFQIEEEAVREQLKKQVNELSIHRQYVKAVLNMEEGARAIVCNGRLVGPFDDNEGFTSEDFSLLERFSHSSYGEKLFKKLIKEQLLDDDEYEKNKVTDDMIMKITSLLVSHPQTRSRFDVLFHGDDHSSIKIPAANPDEVAFSLVAIVDPVSRGAQKLGPILKTLQQSLNCNIKVFLNCLDKNSDMPLKSFYRFVFEPHLQFSADGHINGAMAKFTKLPTSSLLTQNIHAPENWLVEVVRSVYDLDNIKLDNVAIGVHSELELEHLLLEGHCFEAVMGNPPRGLQFTLGTEKQPLMVDTIVMANLGYFQLKANPGEWLLRLRQGRSAEIYDFTTVGGQDVIQKGNDVKVVISSLRSHVLKVKVSKKPDKIGMDLLSEDEKNSGFWNSISSFSKFWPFTANEESDDEDEKLNIFSLASGHLYERFLKIMMLSVIKHTKTPVKFWFLKNYLSPTLKDFLPHMAKEYGFEYELVQYKWPRWLIQQTEKQRTIWGYKILFLDVLFPLNVKKIIFVDADQVVRADLKELATMDLGGAPYAYTPFCDSRTEMDGFRFWKQGYWRSHLQGRAYHISALYVVHLKRFRRIAAGDRLRGQYQALSQDPNSLANLDQDLPNNMIHQVAIKTLPQEWLWCETWCDDTSKKYAKTIDLCNNPMTKEAKLQAAIRILPEWVGYDEEIKTLQQKVENQNRQIEKEEHEILEEEVMEDAKHEEL, from the exons ATGTggtcaaatataatattttgtctgCTACTTTTATGTACAACTCATCTTAAAGCAGATAAAAAAGTCAATAAATATGTGACTACTTTAATAGATGCAAAATGGAGAGAAACACCTTTGATACTCGAAGCAGCTGAGTATCTACACGATGAAAGtccaaattatttttggaaatttatagACACCTTTGCTGACAATGATTTTAGGAACG CTACAGAGAGAGATAATTATAATGCTATTATTGAATTTGCTGAAGAGTTTCTATCATTGTCGGAGGTAGCTTTACTTAAATTAGGGCTATCATTGCGTATTTATTCTGCACGAGTGGAAATGTTTACCCAAATGGCccaaaataagaatatttccAAGTTTGATTGCTATAATGTAGTGGATATTGGTGGAAGATTCACGTGTTCAATAGAAGAATTGGAAGAACTAGTTAACcag GAGACATGGTTGAATCCTGATACTTACAGTGTAGATCATAGCTATCGTGTGTCTCAACAACCTggaaaagttattatattgtatggACAAGTTGGGACTCCAAATTTTGCAACCTTTcacgaaaaattgaaacaccTTGCAGAAACGAAAGGGTTCAATTACATTTTGAGGCATTATTTAAAG GATAGAGCAGATAAGAATGTTCGCTTATCAGGATATGGTGTGGAATTGCAAATGAAGTCTACAGAATATAAAGCCACGGATGATTCGGATATTAAAGATAACGCTGGCAAAGATTCCGAAACGTCCGACGATGGCACAGAAGAAGTAGATGGAATTAACTTTATAACTTTAAA gaatttataTCCTGATAAGCAAGCAGAGTTAGATAAAATGCAAACTCATTTGCTGGAAACTAGTCACGAAATTGGTGCTTTGAAAGTATGGCAATTTCAAGAACTAAGTCATCAAGCAGCTGAAAGAATAATGAACTCTCCAATGAGTGAGGCTATTCACGTTTTAACTGATATTTCCCAAAACTTTCCCATGCAA GCGAAGTCTTTAATCAGGACAAAAGTAaacaatgaaatgaaaaaggaaatgaaactgaatcaagcaattttttctttaaatttgaaCATTCAACCCACTGATACCGCGCTCTTTGTGAATGGATTGTTTTTTGACTTGGACGCAGTAGATGTGCTCAGTCTTCTGGAGTCGCTGAGAAGCGAGCTCAGAGTAATGGAATCTCTTCGTAAAATCG GATTCAGCAATACGAAGATGAGCAAATTATTGTCACTAGATTTATCTACAAATATGGATAAGCAAGAATTTGCAATGGATATAAGAGATTCGGCTATAATTTGGGTAAATGATATCGAACAGGATTCAACATATGCAAGATGGCCGGCATGGTTAACAGAATTACTGAGGCCAACATTTCCAGGAATGTTACGGAATATTCGAAGAAACTTGTACAATTTG GTTCTAATAATCGATCCATTAAGCCCGGAATCCACCTCTCTGGTATCTCTCGCAGAGTCTTTACTTTTGCATGCCACCCCACTACGAGTGGGCTTTGTATTTGTAACGAATTCTGATACTTCAGCAATCGGATTAACAGATCCTAGTGTTGCAGTGAACAGTGCTTATCATTACTTTGCCGAGGTTATAGGGTCGATACAAGCTCTACAATTTTTGATAGAT TTGGGAAATCACATCAGTACAAAGGGAGCAACCTTAGACGGCGTAAAGAAAGCTATAAAAGCACGAGATGCTTCTGccaatattaactatattctCAGCGAGGAATCAGAATATGATGTTGGGCGTCATTTAGCTAGCGATTTCGTGAAACGATCaggctttaaaaaatttccgcAAGCTTTAATTAATGGTGTACCATTATCCTCGGATCAATTGAACCCCGATTCGTTCAAAGAAGCTGTTCTTTCTACTATCATGTCGCAAACCCCGGCGCTACAGAAAGCAGTATTTCGAGGCGAATTGACTGAAAGAGACGATGTCGTTGATTACATTATGAATCAACCGAACGTTATGCCACG CTTAAACGaacgaattttaaaatcaGAGAAACATACATGGTTAAACTTGATCGGAACAACACCCAGCGATGAAAATTACATGAAGTGGAGTCCCGAGGACTACTCAACATGGTTGATGAGCAGACTACATTATCTTTACATGCCACGTCGCACAAGTGTACACCATTTGTATAGCTTTTGGGTCGTAACAGATTTAAGAAGTCCAGCAGGCAGATTATTGTTACGCGAGACTCTCGATTACCTA GAATCGAATGTTCATATCAGAATCACCGTAATCGTTAACCCTACaactgataaaaataacaactaTCAGAACATCAAGCccgatattaatgaaattgtattggCTGCATTGAATAGCTTACCTGTAGAAGAAGCTAAGCCTTTTATTCGTCGTGTAATTCAGGAAAACTTTGCAGGCGATATTGCCAAGGGGGATTTCCAAATAGAG GAAGAAGCTGTGAGAGAACAATTGAAGAAGCAAGTAAATGAACTTTCTATACATCGACAATACGTTAAAGCTGTATTAAACATGGAAGAGGGTGCTCGAGCAATTGTGTGTAATGGAAGACTGGTTGGACCGTTTGATGATAACGAGGGATTTACAAGCGAAGATTTCTCCTTGTTAGAAAGATTCAGCCACAGTAGTTATGGcgaaaagttatttaaaaagttaataaaagaaCAGTTGCTCGATGACGACGAATATG AAAAGAATAAAGTCACGGATGACATGATTATGAAAATCACATCATTGTTGGTATCGCATCCTCAGACACGAAGTCGATTCGATGTACTCTTTCATGGTGACGATCACAG CTCTATAAAGATCCCAGCAGCAAATCCAGATGAAGTGGCATTCTCTCTGGTCGCAATCGTAGATCCTGTGTCACGCGGTGCTCAAAAGCTGGGCCCCATCTTAAAAACTCTACAACAGTCTCTTAACTGCAACATCAAAGTATTTCTGAACTGTTTAGACAAAAACAGCGATATGCCATTGAAAAG TTTCTATCGCTTCGTGTTCGAGCcacatttacaattttctgctGATGGTCATATCAATGGAGCAATGGCAAAGTTTACGAAATTGCCCACCTCCTCGTTATTGACGCAGAATATCCATGCACCCGAAAACTGGTTAGTGGAAGTAGTCAGAAGCGTTTACGATTTGGATAATATTAAGTTGGATAATGTTGCGATCGGAGTACACAG TGAGCTGGAATTGGAACATTTATTGCTAGAAGGGCATTGTTTCGAAGCGGTAATGGGAAATCCACCACGAGGATTGCAATTCACTCTGGGAACGGAAAAGCAACCATTAATGGTAGACACCATAGTCATGGCGAACTTGGGGTACTTCCAACTGAAGGCTAATCCAGGAGAATGGTTACTGCGGCTTCGGCAAGGTCGATCGGCGGAAATATATGATTTCACTACCGTCGGTGGTCAAGATGTTATACAAAAGGGTAACGATGTCAAAGTTGTCATAAGTTCGTTAAGAAGTCATGTGTTGAAAGTTAAAGTATCCAAGAAACCGGATAAAATTGGAATGGATCTATTGTCAGAGGATGAAAAGAATTCTGGATTTTGGAATTCCATTTCTAG CTTTTCCAAATTTTG GCCGTTCACTGCGAATGAAGAGAGCGACGATGAAGACGAGAAGTTAAACATCTTTTCCCTGGCATCGGGTCACTTGTATGAAAGGTTCTTAAAAATCATGATGTTAAGCGTTATAAAACACACAAAAACTCCTGTGAAATTCtggtttttaaaaaattatctttctcCAACGCTAAag GATTTCTTGCCTCATATGGCCAAAGAATATGGCTTTGAGTACGAGCTGGTACAGTATAAGTGGCCTCGTTGGCTTATTCAACAAACTGAGAAGCAAAGGACGATATGGGGTTACAAAATACTATTTCTAGACGTGCTGTTTCCATTAAACGTGAAAAAGATTATATTCGTAGACGCCGATCAG GTGGTAAGAGCAGACTTGAAAGAATTGGCGACTATGGATCTCGGAGGAGCACCGTACGCGTACACTCCTTTCTGTGACAGTAGGACAGAAATGGACGGATTTAGATTCTGGAAGCAAGGGTATTGGCGAAGCCATTTACAAGGTCGTGCTTATCACATTAGCGCATTGTACGTGGTGCATTTAAAACGATTTCGACGCATTGCTGCTGGTGATAGACTGAGGGGACAGTATCAAGCCCTCAGTCAAGATCCTAACAGTTTGGCCAATTTAGATCAA GATCTCCCGAATAATATGATTCATCAAGTGGCCATAAAAACACTACCCCAAGAGTGGTTGTGGTGCGAGACGTGGTGTGATGATACGTCCAAGAAATATGCGAAGACTATAGATTTG TGTAATAATCCAATGACGAAGGAAGCCAAGCTGCAAGCCGCCATACGCATTCTACCAGAATGGGTAGGATACGACGAAGAGATAAAGACATTGCAACAAAAAGTGGAAAACCAAAATAGACAAATTGAGAAAGAGGAGCATG AAATTTTGGAAGAAGAAGTTATGGAAGACGCGAAACACGAAGAGCTGTGA